Genomic DNA from Acidobacteriota bacterium:
CCGGACTCGAGCTCGGCAACCAGCTGACATTCGGCCAGAACGAATGGGAGGTCGTCGGTCTCTTCGAGGCTGAAGGAGGACTCACGGAGTCGGAGATCTGGGCCGATGCGGCGGTCGTCCAGCCCGCGTACCGCCGGGGATCCACCTATCAGATCGTCGTCGCGAAGCTCGCTTCGCCGGGTGTCTTCCAGGAGTTCAAGGACACGCTGACCGCGGATCCCAGGGTCAATGTCAAGGTCGAGCGCGAGACCGACTACTACGCCAACCAGTCCCGCCTCCTCACCCGCCTCATCGCGGTCCTCGGGACTCTGATCTCGGTGCTCATGGCGATTGCTGCGGTTTTCGGAGCGCTCAACACGATGTATACGGCCGTCGCATCGCGTGCGCGCGAGATCGGGACCCTGAAGGCGCTCGGCTTTTCGGAAAGTCCGGTCGTCATTTCGATCATCATCGAGTCGCTTCTCCTGGCATTGATCGGAGGCGTACTCGGAGCGGTTGCCGCCTGGGTTGCTTTCGATGGCTTCCAGACGTCGACGCTGAACTGGCAGAGCTTCAGCCAGGTCGCATTCGCTTTCCGGGTGACCCCAGATCTGCTCGTCCAGGGGATCGTCTATGCCGCGCTCATCGGGATGATCGGCGGGCTCTTTCCCGCGATCCGCGCCGCCCGGATGCCGATCTCGGTTGCACTGCGAGAATCATAGATTCACGGCCTGCTTCCAGCCTCGGAGGGCTGAGAGAAGGTAGAGCGGGGTGAAGAAAGCCGGGCACGGGCGCGTTCACGGGCGCGGGAAGATCAGGCAGCGACACGCCGGTCTCCCGAAGCGGCGGAACCCGAGTAGGGGCCCTAGGTTAGCCAGCTCCGGAGGGGCGACAGATCTCCCGGAGTCTCGCCGGCGTGCGTGTGGTTCGACTCTACAGGATGTGTGAGAGGGTTCGGGAGACGTGCGGGATGCGTTCGGGGCGCGGCCCGGGTCGGCGGGTCGGCTGGCGTCCCGCTGCCCGCGCGTTGCAAGGTCCCGAGCGCGGTACAATGTCGCGTCGCGGGCAGCGCAGCTGAAGCGCCGATCCGTTAGGGCGCGTCCCGCAGCCGAGGTAAAATCCAGCCATGGGAAAACCGAAGGAAGAAGTTCGGCGGATGTTGGATGAGCTCTCCGACGACAGCTCGTACGAAGACATCCAGTATCACATCTACGTCAGGCAGAAGATCGAACGAGGTTTGCAAGCGGCAGAGCGTGGCGATCTCATCAATCAGGAAGAAGTCGAGCGCCGGATGGAGAAGTGGCTCGCAGAGTAAGGTGGACCACTCCCGCCTGGCAGGATCTGACAGAGGCTGCGGATCACATCGCGCGAGACTCGAAGTACTATGCTGCCTCATTCGTTCGCGAGACCAGAGACGCGGCGAGATCGCTGAACCACTTTGCCGATCGTGGTCGGGAGGTGCCCGAGCTTGGCGAGCGTCGGTTCGCGAGCTCTTCGTCCAAAACTACCGGCTGATTTACCATGTGCTCCCGCACGAGGTCCGAATCCTCGCGGTCATTCATCAAGCCCGGGATTCCGCTGCCGTCATCAGGCGGCGTCCTGACTGAATCGCTCGAGCCAACCACCGCACGCTCGACCGCTACTCAATCTTTGAACATCGCTGAGGCGTGCGCTGGCAGCTCAGCTCAAACGTTAGGGCGCAGGCCGCGTCGCACGAAAACCATGAAGATGTTCCGCATCCCTGTTCCCCCGTGGGCAAGAGAATTCAAGCGCGATGTCGGAACCCCGGGTCAACTGGCGAACCATTTTCCTGCCCCGGAGGGGCGACAGATTCCGAAATCTCGTCGACGCGCGTTGAACCCTGCGGTCAGAGAATGTGCGAGATGGTTCGGGCGAGCTGTTCGGTCGCTTTCTGAGCCACAGCGGGCGCGAGCGGAACTCATCGAGGTCGAACTCACACGCGTCATGAATGTTCATTCAGTCCGGTGTGATCAGAAGAACATGCTGGGTCTCATTGTCGGTCACACTCACAAATCCCCAGTATCCGAGCCCTGGCGTCAGTGAAGTCAGTCGGACGTGGAAATGGTCGAACTGGCGGAGCTCCGGGAAGATGTCGGTGATGTTGTAGATCGCGTCGTACCCGGGATAGCGGTAAAAGCCTGATCCCTTAACCTCGGGAACCGCCGGGTGATCTCCGGGTCGAAGCGTGGTGGTCGCCACCAGATGACCTTCCGGGTCGAGCAGCTCCACCTTCACGGCGCTGCCGCGGATCAGGACCGGGTCGAACACGCGAAGCGTCGAGCGAAGTTCCTCCCCCACCGGAACGGCCAGAAGCACCGCCTCGCGAGTGAGGAAGTCTTTTTCCCGGATCACCGGAATCTCGACGCCGGCCGGCTGGGCATGGCGCGACAACTCGAACAGGCGCAGATTGAGGTGGATGAGGTCGTCGACCTCCGGAAGATAGAGGAGCTCCCCTTGGTCGGGTGTGGGAGAACCGCCGACCTCACCCACACGACCAAAATAGCCCGTGGGATAGAGCGGTGCACACGAAAGGAAACAGTCGACTGGCACCTGCAGGAAATGGATGTCGAGGCCGGTGCCGTTATGGATCCACGTTTGGGTAGCCCAGAGACTCCCGTACGCGCCGGCGGCCTGATCGTGCCTCGTGAGAGCCACCGGAACGAGTACGGTCACCCGACCATCCCCATCGACGTCATTCCCTTCAGGCTCCAGGGCAGATACTGAAATGCCTGAAGAGGCGAGGATGAGTATCGTCAGGCAGACTGGGAATCGTACATTCATGATCAGCTCTCCTCTCTACTCGCATTCGCCGGTCGGTGAGCCGGCAGCTTCATTCCAGTAAACCATTCGCGCTCCGGAGGCGTTCCCCACCACGTTGAACTTGTACGGCGGATAGCCGGCACCCCAGGTTTGCTGCTGCGTGTCGTATCCCAAGGTTCCACTGGGGCACTGCGCTGGCGGGCTGGAAAGCCAGGTTTGATCACGTAGGCTATTATTCGGATCAACATCGAGGCAGAACCAGTAATCGTCCGTGGTCGTCAGGTAGATCTCGGCCGAGGCATTTGCGAGCAACCATGAGTATACGGCTTCGCTACCGGGCGTGCTGCCCGTCTCGCTCTTCTGCCGTTCCATGTAGCGTGCTGCAATACCGGCCACAATCGGCGACGCAAAGGAGGTTCCGGTCGCGCGATCGTACAGCGTCAGATTTTCATCAACGTCTCTGTAGAGAGAATGGCGCGCCGCATAGATACTGGTCGCGGGCGCATAGATGCTGACGCACGCACCCGAATTGGAGCCGCTGTCATGGCCGACGTCGATGGTGGACGAATCTTCCCAGAACTGAAACCGGTAATCCTTCGGATCCGTCGAGGATGTCGATACGCTCGTACCTCCCACAACAAAAACGTATCCCGAACGAAGGCTCGTCCGGGCACGGTCGTTAGGGGCGAAGAGGCATGCATCGGCAGTGAAGTTGTCAGCCGAGGTAAAGAACGGCTTGTTCGTGGCGTTCACCAATCCCTCGACAGCCACGCTGTATGCCGATGGTTGTGAACCACCGCCTTCGATCTCATCTTTCCAGTCAGGGACGAATCCGCTGTGGTTCACCACTCCCGGCAGGGATATGTATGGATTGCTGTTCGGATCCGCGATCCAATCGGTCGCGTCGATGAGATCCGCCGTGAGGGCTTGACCGTTCAAACACTGTGCAATCTTCAATGAAACGACCTGTGGCTTTGCAACACCGACCTGGGTTCCCGCGAGGACGGACGCGACCGCGGTGCCATGCCACAGGTGCGGCTGCTCATAGCCTGGCGCGGTGCATCCGTTGGTCACATCCGCTGTAAAAGGCTTGGACTTATCCGTCCGGTCCTCAGAGAAATCGACCGAGTGAACGACACGGGAGGGGTCCTCGAACTGGGGGTGATCGCTTTGGACTCCTGTGTCAATGACGTATGCGTAGACGCTGCGCCCCTCGGTGCACATATTGTGCTTGCTGTCGCGATCCTCCCATGAAACCTCATCCACTCGGTCGAGGTGCCACAGGTATTCACCATTGAACCATGTCCATTGGGTCCCTGAGATCTGCGGCTGCGGAGTTTCGGTCGTGAAGTTTTGCTCGACGAAGCGGATTCGTGGATCGGCCGCCATCGCATCGATATTCGTGTCCGATCCCCTTGTTAGAAATCCACGAAGCGAGTATCGCCAGACATCGACGAGATCCAGAGCGTAAGATTCTGTGAGAGAAGCGCAACACCTTCCACCGCTTCTGAAGGTATGGCGGAGTCTAGAACGACCATGTACTCCCCTTGAACACCCGTAGCAGGATGCCGGATCACTTTCGATGGAATGGCGGAAACAGCCGTAGCGCTGAACAGAAAAATACAGGCGATATGAAGATTTTTCACAGTTTCTCCCTTAGGTTCGATCTCGTATCAGGAGAGTCAGCCACCATGATTTTCATACCTGCTAGAAGTGATCTGTAACAGAATCGTGACAGAGAGGGCGTGGTTGGAGGGGCGACAGATCCCGGATTCTCGTCGGCGTGTGTGTGAACCTCGACTGTTACAGAATGTGTGAGACGGTTCGTGAGAGCTGTTCGGTCGCTTTCTGCCACAACGGGCGCGCCCGGAATTCCTCGAGGTCGACCTCATGCGCACGCGTCAGATCGTCTTCGAAGATCCTGACGAGCTGGCCTCCGATCTCGCTCGACGAAAAGACCATCGCGACCTCGTCGTTGAGCATCATCGACCGATTGTCGAAATTGATCGTACCGACGTAGCCCCACTTGCCGTCGACCACCATCGTCTTCGCGTGGACCATCGTCGGCTCGTACTCGAAGATCCGGATTCCGGCTTCCATGAGCTCCTCGAGATGGGCGCGCCCGGCGAAGTACGCCGGCCTCTGATCGGTGTTCCAGCCGGGGTCGAGGATCCGGACGTCGACGCCACGCTTCGCGGCTTCCATCATCAGCGTGCGAAAGTCGTCATCCGGAACGAAGTACGGGGTGGTGATGCAGATCGAGCTTTTCGCCGCGGCGATCGAGAGAACGAAAAACCGTTCGGCGTTCGTGCTGCCGATCGACGGATCGGTGTGCATGATTCCGGCGCGTACATCTCCCGCCCGCGCCTCTGCATCATCCTCGATCTCGCCGAACAGAACTTCGCCCATCAGCAGCTTCGCGCTCGATTCCGCCCAGTTCGCAATGAACGCCCCCTGGAGCTGGTCGACCGCAGGCCCCTCGATCCGGACGTTCGTATCCCGCCAGCATCCCTCGGTCTTTCCGTCGCCGAGCCACCGGTCGTCGATCCCGAAACCGCCCGTGTACGCGACCGCTCCATCGATGACGACCGCGCGGATGTGCATACGCTGACCGATCTTGTAGAGGAGGTTCCATTGGAATGGCCGGAAAACATTCACATGAACGCCGGCGTCGCGTAACCCGTCGAGGTACTCATCACTCAAACCATCCGTCCCGAAGTAATCGTAAAGAAAGTTCACCTTCACACCGGCCTTCGCGCGTTCGATGAGCGCCTCGCGGACCCGATCGGACAGCTCTCCGGGCCGATGAAAGAAGACGTGCCAGGAGATCGACTTCTTCGCCGTTCCGAGCTCGTCGATCATCCGGTCATAGGTGCCGTCTCCGTTGAGGAGGATCTCGACCCGGTTGCCGTCATAGAGCCGGCTGCCACTGAGGACTTCGAAGTGGCGGAGAAAGAGCGCACCGCCCACCTCCGGAAGCTCATCCGTTTCATCGAGGATCTCGACACTGCTGACCCGGGTCTCACGCGTGATGTACGGAATCGTCACGAGCAGGAACAGCCCGATGATCAGAAGGAGAACGATGATGGTGACCACGGCGAGGGCGCTTGCGAGGGTTGCGCCGGGGGGTAGTCGTCCCGCTCGGCGAGAGAGTCCGGGATCTCAGCCTCTAGAAAGAGACAGTCGTCGAGGGGGAAGCGGGACCGAGCAATTCCGTCAGGAGGTCGATCAGCTCCGGGTCGTCGCTCGAGACCGGACCGATGTGATACCAGCGGACATTACCGTCGCGGTCGACCAGAACGGTCGTCGGGACCACGGTCGTGTTGAACGCGTCCAGGGTCGTCATGCCGGGATCGTGGATCACCGCGTAATTGATCTCGAAGTTGCGAACGAACTCCTGGATCTGCGGGGCGGTTCCGGCGTTGTCGACCGAGACTCCGAGAACTTCGAAGCCCTTCGGTCCCCAGGCCGACTTCAACTCGATCAGATCGGGAATCTCGTAGCGACAGGGCGTGCACCACGTCGCCCAGATGTTGATCAGGGTCACATTGCCTTCGAGGTCGCCCGACCATCGCCCGCCGGCGAGGGTGACGGCCTCGAACTGAGGCAATCGATCGCCGATCTCGATGCCCCCCCTCTGCTGCGGAGCACTCTGGACGATTCGCGGTCCGCTGTCTCCGAGCTCGGAGGTCTGTTCGTCCCCGCCACATCCGGCGATGCCGGGCAGCAGCAGCGTCGCCGCCAGCAGGTACGAAAAAGCCCGCCTTTCAGCGGGCCTGTTCTTTTCGAGAGTGTGGATGTCAGTCCTCTTCTTCTTCTTTTTCTTCTGCCTCGTCCTTCGCGCGTCCGATGAGCTCCGGTTCGGCGATCTCCTCGATCCCTTCCTCGGGCTCTTCGACTTCTTCGATGGCCTTCGGTGCAACCGAGACGACGACGCGATCCTCGTCGACGTCGTAGAGCTCAGCCCCCGGAGGAATGGCGAGGTCGGAGACGCGACGGACGTCGTTGATGTCCATGTCGGTGACGTCGATGACGAACTCGTCCGGGATGTCGGCCGGAAGACATTCGACCTCGAGCTCCCGAAGCTGAAAGTCGAGAATACCGCCAAACTGCTTCACGCCCTTCGCCGTTCCCGTCACGTGGATCGGAACCGTCACGTGAACCTTCTCGTCCATGTTGACGCGAATGAAATCGATGTGGGTCGGACGCCTGCTGATCGGATCCATCTGGAAATCACGGATCATCGCGTGACGGGTCTGATCGCTGTCTGCCAGCTTGAGGAGGAAGACCGAACGGATGCCGTGATCACCCTTGCGGATGAGGTCGGTCAGTTCGCGCGAGCCGACGGTGATCGCCATCGAATCGCGATCTCCACCGTAGACGACGGCCGGGATCTTCCCGTCCCGTCGTAGTTTTTTGGCGGCTCCGGAGCCGGTCTTCTCGCGCCGGGCCACTTCGAGGGTCATCTCAGACATGCTGCAATACTCCTTTCGAATCTACGCCGTGCCCGATAAAAGCCCTCGAATCAAACAAATTCCCATAGAAACAGGGACCAGGGATCAGGGATCAGGGATCAGGGGTTGCAAACCCAGAGCTCATTCATCGACTCAACGTGCCGCTTTCGGCTCTGGGATCGAGAAGGTCGAGCGCCCGATCCCGGATCTCGACGCGGACCCCTGCGTTACCATCCCTCCATGAGATATGCCGCCATCCTCCTCGCTCTTTCCCTCCTTCTCGGCTGCACATCCTCAGCTCCTACCCAGGCCTCCGACCTCGAGGAGATCCAGGCGCAGAGCCGCGCGCTCTCCGAGGCTTATGCCCGGGAGAACATCCCGGCGCTGGTCGCGATCTACACCGTGGACGGTGTCGCGGCGCCCGGCGGCCGCGACTTCGTTCGGGGTCCGGAGGCGCTGAGGCGGCTCTGGACGCTTCCGGATGGGGCCGACGTGATTCGTCATCAGGCGACCCCGGTCGAGATCGTCGTCGACGGCGATCACGCGTACGACTGGGGCTACTACGAAGGGGAGACGGTCCGGGAAGGACAGGCATCGCCGTTCCGCGGAACCTACGTCATCATCTGGGAGCGGGGCGAAGACGGGGTGTGGCGCATTGCCGTCGACATGTGGGCGCGGCTCCAGAACCGGAACTGAGGAAGGGGTGGAGCCGTTGGCCGGACTTGAACCGGCGACCTGCTGATTACGAATTCGATCTAACGAAAGTCGCCGAGAATCGCAGGAAGCCGGAAAGCCTCATTTCTCAGGCCTTTCGTTCGCTCTTCCACTCGCGGAGAATTGCTGCGAGTCGCGGGGGTGGCTGTCAAACTGGCTGTCAAATGATCTGTTCTGACGGCCACGGTCACGCGGCAGAGGCCACGCACGGCTCGAGAGCGGCCGTCATCGAGGAGCACGAGAGAGGCCCGCCCGGCTGGTTGCAGCAGGGACAGCGCTCGCCCGCGCTCCCAAAAAATCGGAGGGGGTGGGGGTGTACCCAACCCTTGGAATTGAAACCGGGTCCCCTCTCTCTACTCAAACTGTCCCACTTCATGAACGGGTTCGAAGCCCGGAGGAAAACAAGATGAACGACGAACGAGAATTGACGCAAAGCGAGAAGCTCTCCCTGGCATTCAGGCTGATCGAAATCACGCCGCCCGGTGAGCTTCACTGGTTCGAGCCGACCGATACCGGCGATGCAGACGAAGACGGCTTCATGAACCCGCGGGCACGCGTCCGGGCCCTGCTGTCTGCCGACTGCGACGAGGAGCTCATGCCTTTTAACTACGTCTTGACGGTCTGCGAGAACTACACGGTCGGCGGAATCGAGGGAGTGCGGAAGGTCTTCCGTGCCGCGCTGGAGAACGAGGAATTCGAGCCGGACGTCAGTGAACCTGAAGCCATCGATCCGGAGAGCATCGGGTTTCTCTTCCTGAAGCGATCTGATTTCCTCCGGGTCGTGACCAGGCGAACCGGCCTCACTGTCGGCTATCTCTGCGAGATCCTCACCGATCGAGATACCGCTCGAGACTCCCGGCCCGGCTTCTCTTTCGGGGCCGGGAAGTCCCGCGACAACTCGGAAATGACGGATGAGCTCCATCTGCCCGCTTGGTTTCTCGCAGAGGCGTTGGCAGCAGCGAAGCAGAAGTATCTGAGAGTTTCCTCGGTGAGTGAGACGCGGATCCGGTGGACTGCACCGGAGCCGGAATTCGACGAAGAAGCGATCTGAGACGTGCGCGAGGGGGCATCCGTCCGGAATGGAAGGCTCTGCCCCTTCGAATTCTTCTTTTGCCAGATGGAAAATCTGGAAGAAAACTACTCTTCTTCGTCGGCGTCAGGCTCTTGTCCTGATGGAAGAGCTCGGAAAAGAGTTCCCTGAGCCTCGAAGGGCTCTTCGATTTGAAGATTCCACTTCCCACAGATCGGGCTTTTCAGGCTCAGAAGATCGCTGGGGCGTAGGCGATCACCCGCCCCGTCGAGAGTCCACATGGAATCGACCTCGGATGCTATTGCCGTGGCGGCGTGGACTGCATCTGGAGTCTTGATCTTCGGGTCATCGTTCTCGCCGCTGTAGGTGTATCGGATCTCGCGCGCGATGTCGGCGACTCGGATGTCTACGTTACGCTCGACGACATTTCGGCGAGACAATAGTCCGACGAAGCGCTTCTCTTTTTTAGGATCCAGCTTCGTCTTGGTTATCTCGATGCGGGTGATGGTCGATGTGACCAGTGTCGCCTCCCCAGCTTCGACCCTATCGATGCAAGCGTTGATGCCGTCGAGGACGGAGGTCTTTCGCTTCTCCATGTCGATCAATGCTATGAACACGCAGGTATCCCAGTAGATCTTTGGCGACTTACTCATCCTCAGCTCTCAGCTCCTCCAGGTAATCTCGCACGTTCTTTCCCTCGGTGAGCCCTGGCGACATATTCCGGAGGTCGCTCAGTTTAGGAAGATCCTTTTCATCGGGCAGCTCCTCGATTTCATCGACCGCGATGTGATCGGCGAAGTTCGATCGCGGCTTGTACCGCAGCTCTCCGTATATCCGGACCCATTTTCGGCCCGCCAGGGCCCGTAGAACCTGATCCATTTGTTCAGCCTTAAACGAGCAATCGATACTCGTCGGGCCGATGATCGGATAGATTCTGCACTTGCGATCCTTGTGAAGGTTCACCGCTTCAAGGCTGCCCTCTACCGAACCGTATTCGTAGGATGTTTCGCGAGCCCACAGGTCGAAGAAGGTCTTTTGATACTTCTCATCCATCACCAACGGCTTCAGCTTCTCTCCCACCACCCTGAACTCGATGCGACGCATGTGGTCATCCGTGGACGGAACGATCTTGCTGAGCGTATCCAGAGATGTGCTCGGCACTTGGTCAAAGCGCCCCTTACCGAGGTGAGCCATTGACCTTTTAAACGTCCTGACGACCTGCCGACCCGCATTCATTGGAACATCTCGGTTGATGGGCCTCGGCTCTACCACAAACCCGGAGCTTTCGTTGACCAACTCCACCACCACGTAGTTGAGACCTCTCTTCTGTAGAACGCTCCTCTCGATTTCCCGGAGCCCATTGACAATCCTCTCCAGCCTGTCCGCCAGCTCGTCGAGGCGGACGTCTCCTTCCTCATCGTCTCCGATGAATCGGATGTAGAGACGTGGTGGTTTTCGGGTGGTCATTCAGGGACAGTATGGACCGTATCGAATCGACGTGCCAGCATCAGTACATGGCGAGATGACTCCTGTGGTTTTACCTAACGGTGCCATCGGCGGCTCCTTCCTCCCTCAGTCGTCGTCTTCCGCGCCAAGCAGATCCAGCACCTCTTCAGTCGCTTGATCACAGCAGATCTCCGCCGTGAGCTGTAGTGATTCGAGTTCGCTCCCCGAAACCTTGATGTCCCGAACGCGCTCCCCGTGCTCGGGGCATCGATAGTCCGAGACCGCATCAGCGATCGACTCCGTCACGGCTTCCTTGATCGCGTCATCGAAAGAGTCCATACCGTCGAAGGTGATCTTCATGTGTCTTCTCCATCTGTGAACCGCGAGCGGACGTCTCTCTCGCAGACGTCGAGCGCCGCGCGGAGCTCGCGCTCTGTTTCCGGACCGGGCAGCGCGAGCCAGCGGTACACCGGCCGTGCCTCGTCGCCCTTCCACTCCATCATCCAAGCGAGATGCCGAGCCCGAACCGGCGCATCCCAGTCCAGATCACGGCCGTCGAGGTATCCGCGAAAATCCTCGATGTAGCTGAGGATCGCGTTCAACGTTACCTCCGTGAACTCCTGCTGGAATGTGCGCTCGGACTCACTCATGGGTTTCTTTCATCGACCACTCGTTTTCGTCGCTGTCATTTACGGTCACATTTGAGAGCAGCTCTCCTGTGTTCGGGCGTCGCGTTGGTCCCCGGAGCTTCAGTCGTGCGCACCGATGGCGGATAGGACGCAAGTCCAGCTGTCGCGCCCGCCAGTTGTGTAGAGTCTGGTGATTTCGAACGCACAGCGCGCAAAACACTGAAACTGGCCCGCGATCGCCGTGAAAAAGTATGACACCGTCTACTCCAACCTGGTCGAGGAGAAAGGACATGTACGTCAGAGAGTGTAAGAGAAACGGGTAGTCTGCAGTCTGCTTGGTGTGACGACGCCCCGATGAGTCGCCCCCGATAACTAGGTACAGCTCCTCGAGGCGGTAATCGCATCGTATCCTGTCACCTTCGGCCGAGTTCAGACTCGGGGCCTTCCGCTGAAACACCTCATTCATGACATCCGGCCCCATCCGGAGCCACTGGTTCAATCCGACCACTCGAAGGAGAGGTGGCGCATCCTCTTCTATGCGCCGCCATTCAACGTGAATATTTTGGATATACCGCCCGACCAGCGAGTTAGGCTGCGGGAGCAGATCGTGACCAAATAATGTCGTCCGGTCCAGTTTCGCCACCGAACTCTCAAGGAAGCCGGATAGCTGCGAAACGAACGCCTCCCTCTCGTTCTTTCGAGGGAGTTCAAAGGGATCAAGATGAGCCCCAGACATCCGAAATCGGAGGCTGATTGATGTTCTATCCAGGTGAGTCACTTTTGCCAGTTTTACCTCCAGCCGCGGAGCAATATCACTCCACTCTAACTCGACCCGTCGCGCTGTTGAACCTCCCTTGTTGGTGGTACCTTCAGCGAACATTTCCGTGAGCTGCAAGCCCACCCTCTTCCCGCCGTCTGCGACCAGGACCCCGTCTATCCCCGGGACATCGAAGTGTTCAAGTTCGGCGGTATGGAGCAGTGGATGGCCGGCGATTAACCGCTCAAGGACTCTGCGCTCCCCATCGAATGGATTACCTCCCATGGCAACATAAAACGCAAAGTGCACCAAGGGGATTGCCCCCCGGGTGGACTGCACCGGACCCCGAATGCGACGAGGAGCGATCTGAAGACACGGGGCGAAGGGGCAGAGCCTTCCGGCGTCCCGGATGGATGCCCCTTCGCCTTTTCTCAAGCTCTCTTCGGGAGTATGATTTCGAGCACTCAACTCAACGACATCATCAGGAGGCACCGATGAGAATTCAGCGAACTACCGGCGTCCAGCATCTACGCCAATACGCAGCTATGACGGTTCTCATCATTCTCTTTGCAGTGCCCGTATTCGCCGATCGCGGTGAAGTCGTGCGAACCCTGAAGAACTGCGATTTTTTCATCGTGGAGGTTGAAGGAGTTGATTATGCGGTAATCGAGTCCTGGGATCTTTCGGTCCCCGACAAAAAAGACGAGCTCATCGGCGAGTTCAACACGTACGGCATGGTCACGCTGTACAACAAAACTCAGGATCTTGAGATCGAGGTTTACATCGAGGACTACATGCTTTTTGAGGATGAGGCGAGCAGGATTCTGTTTGAGAAATGCGAATGAGGATGATTTTGAGATCCGTGGAATCGTCCGGCGCGGAATCAAGGTCACGACGTTCTCGAAGATCAGTGGTTGAGGGGGTAAACCGATGACCCAAGCAACCCGCTTCACTGACGCGGAACTCTCGAAGTATGTAGTCTGCACCGCATGCGGCTACTTCGGGATCCCCCGATCGTATTCGTGCGTTCAGCTCTTCGTCCTGATCTTCCTGCTGCTCTTCGGGATTCTTCCGGGACTGATCTACGCGGCTGTCGTCGATGCGTGGAAGAAACGCTGCCCACGGTGCGACAACAAGTCCCTCATCCCGGCCACCGCTCCAAACGCGAAAGCCATGATCGCCGAAGGCAGGGTCCGCGGCGCTCAGTGAGGTACCAGGTCACCGGAGTCGAAGAGCCGGGCGGGAGGGATATCAGGGCTCGGGAGTTTGGCTGAGGCCGAATGTACAATGGCACCGAGAGCGAACTCTGCGAGCTTGCACCCCGATGATTCAGGAATGCTCCTTCATCCGCTGGAAGTATGGAGCGCCCGAGGCCTCGACATGATGCTTAGGGCGACAGGAAATCTGTGAGGGGGAGGCGGGTCTGGCTTGGGATTGCGGTGGCGGTCCTCGCCGTGGTGATATTCGTCGGACCACTCGTAGGTAATGCTGTTCATCGATCAAGAACCAAAGCTCGCGAGGCAGAAGAGGCAGCGCGTGCAATGGCGATAGTTGACTCCGGAAGGATCACGATCACGGAATGGAGTGGGACGGCCTCGGCAACAACTCCGTCGGCGACCCTCTGGGGGCGCGTAAAGAATCGGTCCGATGAAAACATCGCTCGCGTCCACCTCGAAGCAACGCTGCACCACTGCCCCGATGCCGCGCCGGTTCAGCATATCGGGCGGCGATCCCCGGAGATGATATGCGAGACCGTAGATCGGGACTCCTTCGAGATCCTGGATGTGCCGGACGGCGAATCGCGAGACTTTGAGGAGATGGTCCTGTTTACTGCGATACCAAGCGAGCACGGCTACCGCCTGGACGTTAAAATCACAAGCGTAGAGTTGGAGTAACGGGAGGATGTCGATCGATCGCGTCACACTCAGACGTGTCGGAGCGCGTCCGAACAAACCGGGAATTCGTCGTCTGTCAGCGCAAACGTTCCCTCCGCCCGCTTGATGGATGGAAGTAGGCCTCCAGCAATCTGACGTGATTCTGCGAACGTTA
This window encodes:
- a CDS encoding ABC transporter permease codes for the protein MTSWLAQIWSLIRFNLKTLPARKGSAFSAIIGIAGVVAVLIGVLSIARGFEAAMTGTGSPDTALILRSGSDSELTSALTRDETRIVADAPGIATEEGVILASPELFVIVNLPKRSTGTDANVPMRGVEKPAFLVRPELEIVEGRMFQWGRNEVIVGRAASLQFSGLELGNQLTFGQNEWEVVGLFEAEGGLTESEIWADAAVVQPAYRRGSTYQIVVAKLASPGVFQEFKDTLTADPRVNVKVERETDYYANQSRLLTRLIAVLGTLISVLMAIAAVFGALNTMYTAVASRAREIGTLKALGFSESPVVISIIIESLLLALIGGVLGAVAAWVAFDGFQTSTLNWQSFSQVAFAFRVTPDLLVQGIVYAALIGMIGGLFPAIRAARMPISVALRES
- a CDS encoding S8 family serine peptidase, whose amino-acid sequence is MAADPRIRFVEQNFTTETPQPQISGTQWTWFNGEYLWHLDRVDEVSWEDRDSKHNMCTEGRSVYAYVIDTGVQSDHPQFEDPSRVVHSVDFSEDRTDKSKPFTADVTNGCTAPGYEQPHLWHGTAVASVLAGTQVGVAKPQVVSLKIAQCLNGQALTADLIDATDWIADPNSNPYISLPGVVNHSGFVPDWKDEIEGGGSQPSAYSVAVEGLVNATNKPFFTSADNFTADACLFAPNDRARTSLRSGYVFVVGGTSVSTSSTDPKDYRFQFWEDSSTIDVGHDSGSNSGACVSIYAPATSIYAARHSLYRDVDENLTLYDRATGTSFASPIVAGIAARYMERQKSETGSTPGSEAVYSWLLANASAEIYLTTTDDYWFCLDVDPNNSLRDQTWLSSPPAQCPSGTLGYDTQQQTWGAGYPPYKFNVVGNASGARMVYWNEAAGSPTGECE
- the cls gene encoding cardiolipin synthase, whose amino-acid sequence is MVTIIVLLLIIGLFLLVTIPYITRETRVSSVEILDETDELPEVGGALFLRHFEVLSGSRLYDGNRVEILLNGDGTYDRMIDELGTAKKSISWHVFFHRPGELSDRVREALIERAKAGVKVNFLYDYFGTDGLSDEYLDGLRDAGVHVNVFRPFQWNLLYKIGQRMHIRAVVIDGAVAYTGGFGIDDRWLGDGKTEGCWRDTNVRIEGPAVDQLQGAFIANWAESSAKLLMGEVLFGEIEDDAEARAGDVRAGIMHTDPSIGSTNAERFFVLSIAAAKSSICITTPYFVPDDDFRTLMMEAAKRGVDVRILDPGWNTDQRPAYFAGRAHLEELMEAGIRIFEYEPTMVHAKTMVVDGKWGYVGTINFDNRSMMLNDEVAMVFSSSEIGGQLVRIFEDDLTRAHEVDLEEFRARPLWQKATEQLSRTVSHIL
- a CDS encoding TlpA family protein disulfide reductase, with translation MPQFEAVTLAGGRWSGDLEGNVTLINIWATWCTPCRYEIPDLIELKSAWGPKGFEVLGVSVDNAGTAPQIQEFVRNFEINYAVIHDPGMTTLDAFNTTVVPTTVLVDRDGNVRWYHIGPVSSDDPELIDLLTELLGPASPSTTVSF
- a CDS encoding 50S ribosomal protein L25 — its product is MSEMTLEVARREKTGSGAAKKLRRDGKIPAVVYGGDRDSMAITVGSRELTDLIRKGDHGIRSVFLLKLADSDQTRHAMIRDFQMDPISRRPTHIDFIRVNMDEKVHVTVPIHVTGTAKGVKQFGGILDFQLRELEVECLPADIPDEFVIDVTDMDINDVRRVSDLAIPPGAELYDVDEDRVVVSVAPKAIEEVEEPEEGIEEIAEPELIGRAKDEAEEKEEEED
- a CDS encoding DUF4440 domain-containing protein, whose amino-acid sequence is MRYAAILLALSLLLGCTSSAPTQASDLEEIQAQSRALSEAYARENIPALVAIYTVDGVAAPGGRDFVRGPEALRRLWTLPDGADVIRHQATPVEIVVDGDHAYDWGYYEGETVREGQASPFRGTYVIIWERGEDGVWRIAVDMWARLQNRN